One Miscanthus floridulus cultivar M001 chromosome 11, ASM1932011v1, whole genome shotgun sequence DNA window includes the following coding sequences:
- the LOC136491628 gene encoding 3-ketoacyl-CoA synthase 6-like, giving the protein MGAAATIMTNSPEHARFWLGPIVRTLTAAWDSDYRCAFQEDDDEGITGINLSKDLPVVVANALMGHITAFGPPNRLFSAGAKEGRRYYRPAFGKVFQHFCIHPGGPRVLYEVQRGLGLSDRDMEASHMTLHRFGNMASSSLLYELDYIQAKRWMNKGDRLCMISFSPGIECSSVMWECVKPTADTDSGPWAGCIHRYPVQLPKIVKRA; this is encoded by the exons ATGGGCGCCGCCGCCACGATCATGACCAACTCGCCCGAACACGCCCGTTTCTGGCTCGGCCCCATCGTGCGCACGCTGACCGCGGCATGGGACAGCGACTACCGGTGCGCGTtccaggaggacgacgacgaggggaTCACGGGCATCAACCTCTCCAAGGACCTGCCCGTCGTCGTCGCGAACGCGCTCATGGGCCACATCACGGCGTTCGGCCCTCC AAACAGGCTCTTTAGTGCAGGGGCGAAGGAGGGGCGCCGCTACTACCGCCCGGCCTTCGGCAAGGTGTTCCAGCACTTCTGCATCCACCCGGGCGGCCCCAGGGTGCTGTACGAGGTGCAACGGGGCCTAGGCCTCTCGGACCGCGACATGGAGGCGTCGCACATGACGCTGCACCGCTTCGGGAACATGGCCAGCAGCTCGCTGCTGTACGAGCTGGACTACATCCAGGCCAAGCGCTGGATGAACAAGGGTGACCGACTGTGCATGATCTCCTTCAGCCCGGGTATAGAGTGCAGCAGCGTCATGTGGGAGTGCGTCAAGCCGACGGCGGACACCGACAGCGGACCCTGGGCTGGCTGCATCCACCGCTACCCTGTGCAGCTCCCCAAAATTGTCAAAAGGGCATAA